The Bombus huntii isolate Logan2020A chromosome 1, iyBomHunt1.1, whole genome shotgun sequence genome contains a region encoding:
- the LOC126869395 gene encoding SH3 domain-containing kinase-binding protein 1-like: MEAIVEYNYEAQEPDELTLKKGDVITEIKVMLGGWWEGTLRDKRGMFPDNFVKVLEPLSSGTVGSTGSGGSEGAGSTKSEDVSLKNGGSKRRFCKVLFNYEPCNKDELTLVPQDSIEFLGEVEEGWWRGRLKGRVGVFPSNFVSPPVYEESDKHKDQESRRLCKVLFPYEAANIDELTLNEGDIITLLSTNASDKGWWIGELNGQVGLFPDNFVEVINVPSDHQDHEQKLKASMKSITKHSHQIKKNGKVHTRKSLDVKDLHADVTKKTISTGASSTTSTSPGIGGSGGERKNISGHSITSNLKRLVADVGTNNGNGNTNIALGEELDGVERGEGAPLSHLTASRAKAPHRRPPSSQRLRRHVTGPPITTTTTTPEDNLANGNADIILEQLREEEPEGLAAKARRKAPWVEELKLNQLERRKIVSVDRIDKSEEKKERPSSRVLTTTNVADCINKLEGESEESRLKDKSQSQKCDTSLHIEQISSTPGTPPAYVPFALYNQLLERVVALEEKQAMLQQTMGQILEQFVPPVSSINSPD, translated from the exons atggaGGCAATTGTAGAATATAACTATGAAGCACAAGAACCTGATGAATTAACTTTAAAGAAAGGAGACGTTATTACTGAAATTAAAGTGATGTTAGGTGGTTGGTGGGAAGGGACTTTAAGAGATAAGCGGGGCATGTTTCCTGATAATTTTGTCAAG GTATTGGAACCTTTATCAAGTGGAACGGTTGGAAGTACAGGAAGTGGAGGAAGCGAAGGAGCTGGTAGTACTAAATCTGAAGATGTCTCCTTAAAAAACGGCGGATCTAAAAGACGATTTTGTAAAGTGCTTTTTAATTATGAACCATGTAATAAAGATGAACTAACTTTAGTACCCCAAGATTCTATAGAATTTTTGGGTGAAGTAGAAGAGGGATGGTGGAGAGGTAGACTTAAAGGCAGAGTTGGTGTTTTTCCATCAAATTTTGTTTCTCCTCCAGTTTATGAAGAATCTGATAAACACAAAGATCAAGAGAGCAGAAGGTTGTGTAAAGTACTTTTTCCTTATGAAGCTGCTAATATAGATGAATTGACATTAAACGAAGGAGATATAATAACTCTTCTATCTACAAATGCTTCTGATAAG GGATGGTGGATAGGAGAATTAAATGGCCAAGTAGGCTTATTTCCTGATAATTTTGTTGAAGTAATAAATGTTCCATCCGATCATCAAGATCATGAACAAAAACTTAAGGCATCTATGAAGTCCATTACAAAACATTCTcatcaaataaaaaagaatggaaaagTGCACACTAGAAAAAGTTTGGATGTAAAAGATCTACATGCAG ATGTAACTAAGAAAACCATATCAACAGGGGCATCTTCTACGACATCAACTTCTCCAGGAATTGGAGGAAGTGGtggagaaaggaaaaatataagTGGACATTCAATTACCTCGAATTTAAAACGTCTTGTAGCTGATGTTGGAACTAATAATGGTAatggaaatacaaatatagCTCTGGGTGAAGAATTAGATGGCGTAGAACGAGGAGAAGGTGCACCGCTTTCGCATTTAACAGCTTCTCGAGCTAAAGCACCCCATCGACGTCCACCTTCTTCACAACGTTTAAGACGCCACGTTACTGGACCACCAATTACCACAACCACTACGACACCT GAAGATAACTTAGCAAACGGTAATGCAGACATTATATTAGAACAATTACGGGAAGAAGAACCTGAAGGATTGGCTGCAAAAGCAAGAAGAAAAGCACCTTGG GTAGAGGAATTGAAATTGAATCAATTGGAAAGGAGAAAGATTGTGTCGGTGGATCGTATTGATAAAtccgaagaaaaaaaagaacgccCCAGTTCACG AGTATTAACAACGACAAATGTTGCTgattgtattaataaattagaaGGGGAAAGTGAAGAAAGTAGACTGAAGGATAAAAGTCAAAGCCAGAAATGTGACACATCTTTGCATATTGAACAAATTTCATCTACTCCTGGAACTCCTCCTGCTTATGTCCCATTTGCACTTTACAATCAACTACTAGAAAGG GTTGTTGCTTTAGAAGAAAAGCAAGCAATGTTACAACAAACAATGGGACAAATTTTGGAACAATTTGTACCTCCTGTCTCTTCAATCAACAGCCCTGATTAA